The nucleotide sequence tattattctggtgcctactattattaattcatttggaattttccactccctactattattccagtgcctactattattcgggtcttcatagtatgtGACTTTGctaaaatgttctattttaCTTTTGACATACActtgttaaatttaaaaacagataCAATTTCTCTATTTTCTCCTCCATGTTTCTTTTCAATGTATAATCGATACTGAGTCACTTAAAACTAAAGTGAAGCAGTTCCATGGCTTCTTTTTGTTAGTATAAATTGTAAGTGATTTTGCTATTTCTGCTATTCTGACTCACCCCTCCCCAGTTAAGAGTTCTAGCAAGGTCATTTCCTGTCCCAAGTGGTAACACAGCAACAGGAGGTTGAGGATTCAATCCAAGTTCATCGAGGGAAGACAGGATCCATCCCACCTgattacacacacacgcaaatgcATATAGAAGAGtcaaaaatattagaaataccTTAACAGGACAAGTTACATCATGTACTCGACACCACAAAAAGGCATGAGTGAGTTCTATCAAAAGGGGAAAGTACTACATTTTGGTTCTGATGATACACTTCTATTCACCATAAATGAGAAGCTATGATTGTTAAAAGTAAGTAAATATGGCACATTTGATAGAGCTGCAATTTGATTGTGTTCACTTCAATTACTTACTGTTCCATCTCCTCCGCAGGCCAGAATCCTCAGGTTATGAACTTTACGATAAAGCTCCAAGCTAGATATGTAATCGCAGTTAGTGGTGAATTAGAAATGCAAAttcaaatacagtgttcccccgctatttcgcggttcagctatcgcggactcagagctttgcggattttctttggaaaaaaaatattacaaatattacattgaaacaacatattttacagttttttggttataacatgaatttcactctctctacccgtattttatatggtgtactgtatacaggggggtaaaaaataaaaaataaaaaaataaaacatttttttttggaattaaattcaaattaagcatttttaaaggggaatccctacttcgcagaaatgcacttatcgcgggtggtcccggtccccattaagcGTGATatgcgagggaacactgtacatcggTAAATAGTTACCCTTCTTTGGGTCCTCCTTGGCTCAGGTCAAAAACTTGCCTCGGATTCAGATACCACATAAAAGACTGAAGGATTTTAGTGCCCTGTCAGATGAAATAACCCATAATGAACATAGTAGTCTTAAGACTCTCAGGATATACTTTGAAATACCTGATTTCCTCCACTTTTAGGGTTGACAAACACCACCAGTGGTTTCATCAATGAAGAAGAGATAGGCCTGATAATGAAGGGCTTCGACTGTCGTACATCCTGTGAGTaaccaaattcatttaaataaaaatgacagtacGTATCCTCAGAAGTGGAAATGATAAAAGTCATAAGtcattcaaaaataaagaaagacaTATAAGCACTAGATAATCAAATCAGTGTCAGGGCAATCCCtaaaaagagtaaaaatatagattttagaAGCGCTTTGGAGAAGTACATGTTTGTGAATTGCCAATTTGGCTCATTTTTGTTTCACCATGTTTTGCATAAATATCTTCCATTATTTACtgcaaaaaacaactaaattggCATACTCAATATGCAGTGGTACTTCTATGGAGTAAATTCATTCCTCCTAGAAgtaacttggatattttatAGTGTTAATAATGTACCTCAACTCCTTTTTTACTGCTTTTCCTCTTGAaggatgtcctttttttcttcttacttgTCTTGGTAGAAGCCTATTTGAACGCAGAGAATGAGTCAAAGATGTCTGAATGTATGCCTCACTGACAGTTTGCCTGCTTATGAgctttacaaaaacaacaaggattacattttatttgccTTTGTGACATTTCGTGTCCTTATAACCACAAAGTGCTGCAAGTCAACCTTATTTCACTTCCACACCATTACAgaattatcattattgtttcCAACCCAATGGATGTAACTTAAGGCGCTGAAATAAAGAATGCCGAGACAAATAATGTGCAGGTGAACACCCAGACAGATCTTGTTACATCCATTCATCGGGTGTTTTAAAGCGTTAAGGTCATGAGGATGCATTTTCTAATGCCCTAGTCATGCTGAGATCTGGAGAAGGCTAATGGGACTAAAGTATGCAGGATATGTCTTACCAGTATCATGTGACACATAATATAAACTTACAGGGTTTCTAGTTTCAACTGTGTAAACAAACAATCATCGATTCCTACCTGGCAGCGGCGGACACGAACAATCCAAGAGGGTGGAACAATGAGGGCAGCGTGAACTCCTATTGGACATACTTCCTCAAATTGGTGCAACATGAAACAGGACACCTTGTTGTGGTACTAAAACAGGGAAGTATCACGTtatgaacttgttttttttttacatatgagATAATATAAGAATACTATTGAGATTCTCACCGCCTGTTTACACCAAGAACAGCTAATGGCAACAATTTCTTTGCTGTGGAATGTAAACTTCTGCTGGAAGCCCTGAAAATACATACCACATTTTTAAGcattcaaaaaaaatggtaataggaatttaaaagaaaagaaacgctACTAACCTTGCcacaatgtttacattttccTTCTTGTCTTCTTCGATGCACCCAGTGATGACGTACAATATTGGACTGGAACACAAAATGAGcaggatttattttaatttgttctttttttgtcacttttcagTGAAAGAGAAATTGACACATTTGTAAAACTCACCTCTCGACTGGTTTTGAAACTACAGTCCCTGAAAGATGGCTTGCATCTGAaactaatctaaaaaaaaagtagataaaaCATATAGTTGTGAACAAAGTACTGTACTTTAATTTATGAAATAATTATGAAAACAGTCACAGtattaatacaaaatattgcccttattattattattaaaaatggaaTAGTATTTGCTATGATTTATGGGAAAACACaccaatttatatttttgagCTCTTTCTATACTACTCTCCAAAATGCCACAAGATGGCACTAATACTTGGCCAGAATAGAAATTGACATGAAAATGTCTACTTTTGGACATTTGGTCTGGCAGTTAGAGAAAGCTATCAATCCAtgtgaatacacacacacactacaagtttattcattcattttaaagggATATTATATGAGTTAGATCATGTGGGCTTGTCTAGAAAAGTGTTTTGGATTGTATCTTAACTTAAATTCACcttaaaatgtgattattttatTCCCACACTTGTAGTGTGATGATGTTAGGCATGTGCTATATATGCGTGCATGAATGCATGCTCATTGTATACAAAgtcaatattaaatattttaaaaaaacactgttatTCAAATTACTTTTCAAAACTAAAGAGTTATAACGTTTGTTCCAACACTGGTGAAGAATGCCACTAAGCACAAAACAGCATAATCATCCctgaatattaataataataatcatcgtAATTACCTTTTCCAGTTGCTCAATACAGATAGTGTGAACAACTATCTTGCAAGCAGCACACTTCCTCCGGGTGACTGACTTTTGCTgtgaaaaggaagaaaacagtagtttaaaaataaaaaaaaatgtccttttttcccCTCGCTTTATAAAATGCTGATGGGAGACCGCAGGCATGGTTCTTGTTAAGGCCTAGAGTGGCAGATCAAGAAAAAGCACAGAAAAACAAAGCAGATGGAGACAAAATGATATGATAATGCAGTTAAACTAGTCAAAGGACAATGCACAAGTAGATGGTAATTGAAATCTTACGTGCACTccagaaaatatgataatttcCACTAATTTCATTGCtgtattttgggtgttttaatGGGCCACCATGGGAATAAGATGTGAGGGAGCTATTTAAGGACAAAGGTAACAAAGTAATAACGTTTGAGACAAATAAAGGTAGTCCTGCAGTAGTGGACAGGAATTCAGTGATGTATGGCTAGAAAATAAGAAGGAAAAATGGCCGATGTTTAAAAGAAATGGCGAGATACGTACTAAACAGCAATACTAACCAGCCCTCTGGCAATGCAGTGTTTTTCACCCACGTAGCAGTAGTCTCCAGACACATTAGTCTCAAACCAGATATGATCTCCATACTGAGCAAACTCCTAAAGATGtaggtataataataataataatcatatgtATGAGGAAGAAAgagaaataaattgaaattgttatTCAGGTTGATTGTTTCTTTTACTCACAGTCCAGTCGACAGTGCTGCGGATTCTTGCTTCTGACTCTGTTTGAGTCAAGGATGAAGTACTGGGTTGACAGGGTAGGTGTTGCAGACCAGATTTTGCTATCGCTTtcctggaaaaagaaaaaaaaaatgggggggggggggggggggaaattaaGCCTGGTTCTAATGAACAATCAAAAATAGAGCATTAAATTCCACAATGTAAAGTGTTTATCAAAAAAAGGTACTACAAAGCAGAGGTTCAAGAGTTTACATTACCTTAGTGTTTAGTTAAGGttgtttgaggttttttttagttgtttttttttttactattaaataCAAGACATCAACGACCGAGATATGTTTTTGTATACAATTTGTATGAGAAGGCATAAACTCATATACATACTCTATTTTGCAAAATTTACAGTATGTTCCCTGAACATAGTGTTTCAATAGAAATCTTTTCATTACAAAATTGTATGATTTATCAAATTGAACTGCTTGTCTTCAtgtttaatttataaaaatgcTGTCTATTCTCTAAGGTAGCAAAGGAGGCAGTATAAAAAAAGCATGCACACTAAACAACATCAGGTTCTCAAGCATATGCACCCTTTATCACAGCTTGTTTAAATGGATGTTTGTAAGAACAAGTTTATTACATACGATAGGAAGTTCTCCCATGTTTCCAGATATGGATCATAGTATGTCAACTCCTCCGATTCACTGACAGGAGATGATCTGCTTTTGTTGGGGATAGGTTCATAAAGTAGTGGCTCAGGATCCAATTTTAGATCTGTTAAGGCTGTCTGCCTTAGACTGAGGCAGTTGTTGGAATTCTGAACCGGGGTATTTCGAACCTGAAGACCATTACTCGATCTTCGATGATTATAACGACCATAAAGACCATAACGCATTTCATTGGTACGAAAAATGGACTCAGCTGGGAGGAGATGAGAAGAGTTCCGTCTTAAACAACGTGGAGGTCTGAGGAAGAGTCGGGGTTTAATGCCATGCCTCGAAACCACTTGTGGTAAATGTACTCGATATTTAGGCCCGCCATCTCTTATTTGATTTTGAGCCTCAATTTGGTCTTGGATTTCCTCCTCTTCTTGCACACGGGTATCGTCACCATCTGATCCAGAGCAGGAACTAAGTGATACAATAGATTCTTCGGCTTGTTTTTCTTCTGCACTAACGCCCAGCTGAGCCACACTTGCAAGTAATAAGGAGGATCCAAGCAAATGAGGTTGAATTGAATTGTCTTTGGAGGTGCGACGGTAGCGAAGCGCCCTTCTTCGATGCCCACTGGAGAAGAGTGTGGAAGAGTGGCGTGCATTAAGTTTGTAATGAAATCCActcccttctttttttattgaaaaatcagTTCTTCCCAAACCAGGTCCTTCAGGAGATTCACTTAAGCTGGTGAAGGCACCATCTATAATGGAGTGTCGTTTCTGTCCACTGGCCACTAAAATGCCAACACTTGGGCGCCTCTGATAAGGAAGTGGTGGCAACCCACTGGAAGAACGTCTGGTTTCCAGTAACGCTGCAGAAGGGAGGCCAACACTTGAACGCCTTCGTGCTTTGCTGACCAAAACTGCAGGCTGAGAGACAGTAACCGGGTACTTGTGTCTCTTTTGCCATCGATGAAAATGACGCTGAAAGAATAAATCCATGGTGTTTGGAATTCAAGATGTGCTGGATCATAGTCGCGTCATAATTCCGGGTTTC is from Stigmatopora nigra isolate UIUO_SnigA chromosome 1, RoL_Snig_1.1, whole genome shotgun sequence and encodes:
- the LOC144180878 gene encoding diacylglycerol kinase zeta-like isoform X1, giving the protein MDLFFQRHFHRWQKRHKYPVTVSQPAVLVSKARRRSSVGLPSAALLETRRSSSGLPPLPYQRRPSVGILVASGQKRHSIIDGAFTSLSESPEGPGLGRTDFSIKKEGSGFHYKLNARHSSTLFSSGHRRRALRYRRTSKDNSIQPHLLGSSLLLASVAQLGVSAEEKQAEESIVSLSSCSGSDGDDTRVQEEEEIQDQIEAQNQIRDGGPKYRVHLPQVVSRHGIKPRLFLRPPRCLRRNSSHLLPAESIFRTNEMRYGLYGRYNHRRSSNGLQVRNTPVQNSNNCLSLRQTALTDLKLDPEPLLYEPIPNKSRSSPVSESEELTYYDPYLETWENFLSKAIAKSGLQHLPCQPSTSSLTQTESEARIRSTVDWTEFAQYGDHIWFETNVSGDYCYVGEKHCIARGLQKSVTRRKCAACKIVVHTICIEQLEKISFRCKPSFRDCSFKTSRESNIVRHHWVHRRRQEGKCKHCGKGFQQKFTFHSKEIVAISCSWCKQAYHNKVSCFMLHQFEEVCPIGVHAALIVPPSWIVRVRRCQASTKTSKKKKRTSFKRKSSKKGVEDVRQSKPFIIRPISSSLMKPLVVFVNPKSGGNQGTKILQSFMWYLNPRQVFDLSQGGPKEGLELYRKVHNLRILACGGDGTVGWILSSLDELGLNPQPPVAVLPLGTGNDLARTLNWGGGYTDEPLSKILPHVEDGTVVQLDRWNLRVEANQSAGAEVDEQQTDKLPLDVFNNYFSLGFDAHVTLEFHESREANPEKFNSRFRNKMFYAGTAFSDFLMGSSKDLSKHIRVVCDGRDLTSKVQDLKLQCLVFLNIPRYCAGTTPWGNPGEHHEFEPQRHDDGCIEVIGFTMTSLATLQVGGHGERLSQCHEVTLTTTKPLPVQVDGEPCRLAPSIINISLRNQANMVQKTKQRTSLPHLNDQQPVPENLRLRVNRISMSDYDALHYDKDKLRLASIPLGIIVVPGDSDLETCREHIQRLQEEFYSVHTSLRYVGLQKEAVKTKNLSSHRLSPKWCFLDSTTADRFYRIDRAQEHLNCVSEISHEELYILDPELVVTMTVGTSPPAMPDLVHPSSSLTNNGESSLNQNPKSVFVFPVDSSLSPSSSSCKMNSESSASALSSTPEGRQLRRQGCIQRSIVANDELKTVMRHGTDQKSSDTGKEEENELLMQCVKNNNMKKLLELHDKGCDLRCVDQSGCSLLHHAVSAGSKEMVRFILDNAPNDIIDVPEHIHGETVLHRAASLCHRTICNYLVKAGASLMKTDMQGDTPKNRAEKAGDAELAVYLESCQHFQMIQREDQETAV
- the LOC144180878 gene encoding diacylglycerol kinase zeta-like isoform X2, with amino-acid sequence MDLFFQRHFHRWQKRHKYPVTVSQPAVLVSKARRRSSVGLPSAALLETRRSSSGLPPLPYQRRPSVGILVASGQKRHSIIDGAFTSLSESPEGPGLGRTDFSIKKEGSGFHYKLNARHSSTLFSSGHRRRALRYRRTSKDNSIQPHLLGSSLLLASVAQLGVSAEEKQAEESIVSLSSCSGSDGDDTRVQEEEEIQDQIEAQNQIRDGGPKYRVHLPQVVSRHGIKPRLFLRPPRCLRRNSSHLLPAESIFRTNEMRYGLYGRYNHRRSSNGLQVRNTPVQNSNNCLSLRQTALTDLKLDPEPLLYEPIPNKSRSSPVSESEELTYYDPYLETWENFLSKAIAKSGLQHLPCQPSTSSLTQTESEARIRSTVDWTEFAQYGDHIWFETNVSGDYCYVGEKHCIARGLQKSVTRRKCAACKIVVHTICIEQLEKISFRCKPSFRDCSFKTSRESNIVRHHWVHRRRQEGKCKHCGKGFQQKFTFHSKEIVAISCSWCKQAYHNKVSCFMLHQFEEVCPIGVHAALIVPPSWIVRVRRCQASTKTSKKKKRTSFKRKSSKKGVEDVRQSKPFIIRPISSSLMKPLVVFVNPKSGGNQGTKILQSFMWYLNPRQVFDLSQGGPKEGLELYRKVHNLRILACGGDGTVGWILSSLDELGLNPQPPVAVLPLGTGNDLARTLNWGGGYTDEPLSKILPHVEDGTVVQLDRWNLRVEANQSAGAEVDEQQTDKLPLDVFNNYFSLGFDAHVTLEFHESREANPEKFNSRFRNKMFYAGTAFSDFLMGSSKDLSKHIRVVCDGRDLTSKVQDLKLQCLVFLNIPRYCAGTTPWGNPGEHHEFEPQRHDDGCIEVIGFTMTSLATLQVGGHGERLSQCHEVTLTTTKPLPVQVDGEPCRLAPSIINISLRNQANMVQKTKQRTSLPHLNDQQPVPENLRLRVNRISMSDYDALHYDKDKLRLASIPLGIIVVPGDSDLETCREHIQRLQEKEAVKTKNLSSHRLSPKWCFLDSTTADRFYRIDRAQEHLNCVSEISHEELYILDPELVVTMTVGTSPPAMPDLVHPSSSLTNNGESSLNQNPKSVFVFPVDSSLSPSSSSCKMNSESSASALSSTPEGRQLRRQGCIQRSIVANDELKTVMRHGTDQKSSDTGKEEENELLMQCVKNNNMKKLLELHDKGCDLRCVDQSGCSLLHHAVSAGSKEMVRFILDNAPNDIIDVPEHIHGETVLHRAASLCHRTICNYLVKAGASLMKTDMQGDTPKNRAEKAGDAELAVYLESCQHFQMIQREDQETAV